One genomic segment of Desmodus rotundus isolate HL8 chromosome 5, HLdesRot8A.1, whole genome shotgun sequence includes these proteins:
- the CREB3L1 gene encoding cyclic AMP-responsive element-binding protein 3-like protein 1 isoform X2: MDAVLEPFPADRLFPGSSFLDLGDLNESDFLNNAHFPEHLDHFAENMEDFSNDLFSSFFDDPVLDEKSPLLDMELDSPTPGIQAEHSYSLSGDSAPQSPLVPIKMEDTTQDMERGAWVLGHKLCSVMVKQEQSLELPVDPLAASSAMAATAAMATTPLLGLSPLSRLPIPHQAPAEMTQLPVIKAEPQEVNQFLKVTPEDLVQMPPTPPSSHGSDSDGSQSPRSLPPSSPVRPMARSSTAISTSPLLTAPHKLQGTSGPLLLTEEEKRTLIAEGYPIPTKLPLTKAEEKALKRVRRKIKNKISAQESRRKKKEYVECLEKKVETFTSENNELWKKVETLENANRTLLQQLQKLQTLVTNKISRPYKMAATQTGTCLMVAALCFVLVLGSLVPCLPEFSSGSQTVKEDPVATDSVYAASQRLMSVTTGPQVWLGWGSSWHPASPQAPSPVPSRSLLFYDEGTGSWEDGRSALLPVEPPDGWEIKPGGPAEQRPQDHLQHDHLDSTHETTKYLSEAWPKDVGGNGSSPDFSHPKEWFHDRDLGPNTTIKLS, encoded by the exons CATTTCCCTGAGCACCTGGACCACTTCGCGGAGAACATGGAGGACTTCTCCAACGACCTGTTCAGCAGTTTCTTCGATGACCCCGTGCTGGATGAGAAGAGCCCTCTCCTGGACATGGAACTGGACTCGCCCACGCCAGGCATCCAGGCTGAGCACAGCTACTCCCTGAGCGGTGACTCAGCACCTCAGAGCCCCCTCGTGCCCATCAAGATGGAGGACACCACCCAAG acatGGAGCGTGGAGCCTGGGTGCTGGGACACAAGCTGTGCTCCGTCATGGTGAAGCAGGAGCAGAGCCTGGAGCTGCCTGTGGACCCTCTGGCCGCCTCCTCAGCCATGGCCGCCACTGCCGCCATGGCCACCACCCCGCTGCTGGGCCTCAGCCCCCTGTCCAGGCTGCCTATTCCCCACCAG GCCCCGGCAGAGATGACTCAGCTGCCAGTGATCAAAGCAGAGCCCCAGGAGGTGAACCAGTTCCTCAAAGTGACACCAG aggaCCTGGTGCAGATGCCTCCGACGCCCCCCAGCAGCCATGGAAGTGACAGTGACGGCTCCCAGAGTCCCCGCTCTCTGCCCCCCTCCAGCCCTGTCCGGCCCATGGCCCGCTCTTCCACGGCTATCTCCACCTCGCCCCTCCTCACAGCCCCTCAC AAATTACAGGGGACTTCAGGGCCACTGCTCCTGACGGAGGAGGAGAAGCGCACCCTGATTGCTGAGGGCTACCCCATCCCCACGAAACTCCCCCTCACCAAAGCCGAGGAGAAGGCCTTGAAGAGGGTCCGCAGGAAAATCAAGAACAAG ATCTCGGCCCAGGAGAGCCGCCGTAAGAAGAAGGAATACGTGGAGTGTCTAGAAAAAAA GGTGGAGACATTCACATCAGAGAACAACGAACTGTGGAAGAAGGTGGAGACCCTGGAGAATGCCAACAG GAccctgctgcagcagctgcagaaACTCCAGACTCTGGTCACCAACAAGATCTCCCGACCTTACAAGATGGCCGCCACCCAGACCGGGACCTGCCTCATG GTGGCAGCCCTGTGCTTCGTTCTGGTGCTGGGCTCCCTCGTGCCCTGCCTCCCTGAGTTCTCCTCTGGCTCCCAGACTGTGAAGGAAGACCCCGTGGCCACTGACAGCGTCTACGCAGCCAGTCAGA GGCTCATGTCTGTAACTACTGGGCCACAAGTGTGGCTGGGATGGGGATCCTCTTGGCACCCGGCCTCACCCCAAGCTCCCTCTCCAGTGCCCTCCCGAAGCCTCCTGTTCTACGATGAGGGGACAGGCTCTTGGGAAGATGGACGCAGTGCTCTGCTGCCTGTGGAGCCCCCGGATGGCTGGGAAATCAAGCCCGGGGGGCCAGCGGAGCAGCGGCCCCAAGACCACCTACAGCATGACCACCTGGACAGCACCCACGAGACCACAAAGTACCTGAGCGAGGCCTGGCCAAAAGACGTCGGTGGAAACGGCAGCAGCCCCGACTTCTCCCACCCCAAGGAGTGGTTCCACGACAG GGATCTAGGCCCGAACACCACCATCAAGCTCTCCTAG
- the CREB3L1 gene encoding cyclic AMP-responsive element-binding protein 3-like protein 1 isoform X1, giving the protein MDAVLEPFPADRLFPGSSFLDLGDLNESDFLNNAHFPEHLDHFAENMEDFSNDLFSSFFDDPVLDEKSPLLDMELDSPTPGIQAEHSYSLSGDSAPQSPLVPIKMEDTTQGAGAATSWGGGLWAPSRKRGDVCQPRGPDMERGAWVLGHKLCSVMVKQEQSLELPVDPLAASSAMAATAAMATTPLLGLSPLSRLPIPHQAPAEMTQLPVIKAEPQEVNQFLKVTPEDLVQMPPTPPSSHGSDSDGSQSPRSLPPSSPVRPMARSSTAISTSPLLTAPHKLQGTSGPLLLTEEEKRTLIAEGYPIPTKLPLTKAEEKALKRVRRKIKNKISAQESRRKKKEYVECLEKKVETFTSENNELWKKVETLENANRTLLQQLQKLQTLVTNKISRPYKMAATQTGTCLMVAALCFVLVLGSLVPCLPEFSSGSQTVKEDPVATDSVYAASQRLMSVTTGPQVWLGWGSSWHPASPQAPSPVPSRSLLFYDEGTGSWEDGRSALLPVEPPDGWEIKPGGPAEQRPQDHLQHDHLDSTHETTKYLSEAWPKDVGGNGSSPDFSHPKEWFHDRDLGPNTTIKLS; this is encoded by the exons CATTTCCCTGAGCACCTGGACCACTTCGCGGAGAACATGGAGGACTTCTCCAACGACCTGTTCAGCAGTTTCTTCGATGACCCCGTGCTGGATGAGAAGAGCCCTCTCCTGGACATGGAACTGGACTCGCCCACGCCAGGCATCCAGGCTGAGCACAGCTACTCCCTGAGCGGTGACTCAGCACCTCAGAGCCCCCTCGTGCCCATCAAGATGGAGGACACCACCCAAG GTGCTGGGGCCGCCACAAGCTGGGGTGGAGGACTGTGGGCACCCAGCAGGAAAAGGGGTGATGTCTGCCAGCCCCGTGGCCCAG acatGGAGCGTGGAGCCTGGGTGCTGGGACACAAGCTGTGCTCCGTCATGGTGAAGCAGGAGCAGAGCCTGGAGCTGCCTGTGGACCCTCTGGCCGCCTCCTCAGCCATGGCCGCCACTGCCGCCATGGCCACCACCCCGCTGCTGGGCCTCAGCCCCCTGTCCAGGCTGCCTATTCCCCACCAG GCCCCGGCAGAGATGACTCAGCTGCCAGTGATCAAAGCAGAGCCCCAGGAGGTGAACCAGTTCCTCAAAGTGACACCAG aggaCCTGGTGCAGATGCCTCCGACGCCCCCCAGCAGCCATGGAAGTGACAGTGACGGCTCCCAGAGTCCCCGCTCTCTGCCCCCCTCCAGCCCTGTCCGGCCCATGGCCCGCTCTTCCACGGCTATCTCCACCTCGCCCCTCCTCACAGCCCCTCAC AAATTACAGGGGACTTCAGGGCCACTGCTCCTGACGGAGGAGGAGAAGCGCACCCTGATTGCTGAGGGCTACCCCATCCCCACGAAACTCCCCCTCACCAAAGCCGAGGAGAAGGCCTTGAAGAGGGTCCGCAGGAAAATCAAGAACAAG ATCTCGGCCCAGGAGAGCCGCCGTAAGAAGAAGGAATACGTGGAGTGTCTAGAAAAAAA GGTGGAGACATTCACATCAGAGAACAACGAACTGTGGAAGAAGGTGGAGACCCTGGAGAATGCCAACAG GAccctgctgcagcagctgcagaaACTCCAGACTCTGGTCACCAACAAGATCTCCCGACCTTACAAGATGGCCGCCACCCAGACCGGGACCTGCCTCATG GTGGCAGCCCTGTGCTTCGTTCTGGTGCTGGGCTCCCTCGTGCCCTGCCTCCCTGAGTTCTCCTCTGGCTCCCAGACTGTGAAGGAAGACCCCGTGGCCACTGACAGCGTCTACGCAGCCAGTCAGA GGCTCATGTCTGTAACTACTGGGCCACAAGTGTGGCTGGGATGGGGATCCTCTTGGCACCCGGCCTCACCCCAAGCTCCCTCTCCAGTGCCCTCCCGAAGCCTCCTGTTCTACGATGAGGGGACAGGCTCTTGGGAAGATGGACGCAGTGCTCTGCTGCCTGTGGAGCCCCCGGATGGCTGGGAAATCAAGCCCGGGGGGCCAGCGGAGCAGCGGCCCCAAGACCACCTACAGCATGACCACCTGGACAGCACCCACGAGACCACAAAGTACCTGAGCGAGGCCTGGCCAAAAGACGTCGGTGGAAACGGCAGCAGCCCCGACTTCTCCCACCCCAAGGAGTGGTTCCACGACAG GGATCTAGGCCCGAACACCACCATCAAGCTCTCCTAG
- the CREB3L1 gene encoding cyclic AMP-responsive element-binding protein 3-like protein 1 isoform X3: protein MDAVLEPFPADRLFPGSSFLDLGDLNESDFLNNAHFPEHLDHFAENMEDFSNDLFSSFFDDPVLDEKSPLLDMELDSPTPGIQAEHSYSLSGDSAPQSPLVPIKMEDTTQGAGAATSWGGGLWAPSRKRGDVCQPRGPDMERGAWVLGHKLCSVMVKQEQSLELPVDPLAASSAMAATAAMATTPLLGLSPLSRLPIPHQAPAEMTQLPVIKAEPQEVNQFLKVTPEDLVQMPPTPPSSHGSDSDGSQSPRSLPPSSPVRPMARSSTAISTSPLLTAPHKLQGTSGPLLLTEEEKRTLIAEGYPIPTKLPLTKAEEKALKRVRRKIKNKISAQESRRKKKEYVECLEKKVETFTSENNELWKKVETLENANRTLLQQLQKLQTLVTNKISRPYKMAATQTGTCLMVAALCFVLVLGSLVPCLPEFSSGSQTVKEDPVATDSVYAASQMPSRSLLFYDEGTGSWEDGRSALLPVEPPDGWEIKPGGPAEQRPQDHLQHDHLDSTHETTKYLSEAWPKDVGGNGSSPDFSHPKEWFHDRDLGPNTTIKLS from the exons CATTTCCCTGAGCACCTGGACCACTTCGCGGAGAACATGGAGGACTTCTCCAACGACCTGTTCAGCAGTTTCTTCGATGACCCCGTGCTGGATGAGAAGAGCCCTCTCCTGGACATGGAACTGGACTCGCCCACGCCAGGCATCCAGGCTGAGCACAGCTACTCCCTGAGCGGTGACTCAGCACCTCAGAGCCCCCTCGTGCCCATCAAGATGGAGGACACCACCCAAG GTGCTGGGGCCGCCACAAGCTGGGGTGGAGGACTGTGGGCACCCAGCAGGAAAAGGGGTGATGTCTGCCAGCCCCGTGGCCCAG acatGGAGCGTGGAGCCTGGGTGCTGGGACACAAGCTGTGCTCCGTCATGGTGAAGCAGGAGCAGAGCCTGGAGCTGCCTGTGGACCCTCTGGCCGCCTCCTCAGCCATGGCCGCCACTGCCGCCATGGCCACCACCCCGCTGCTGGGCCTCAGCCCCCTGTCCAGGCTGCCTATTCCCCACCAG GCCCCGGCAGAGATGACTCAGCTGCCAGTGATCAAAGCAGAGCCCCAGGAGGTGAACCAGTTCCTCAAAGTGACACCAG aggaCCTGGTGCAGATGCCTCCGACGCCCCCCAGCAGCCATGGAAGTGACAGTGACGGCTCCCAGAGTCCCCGCTCTCTGCCCCCCTCCAGCCCTGTCCGGCCCATGGCCCGCTCTTCCACGGCTATCTCCACCTCGCCCCTCCTCACAGCCCCTCAC AAATTACAGGGGACTTCAGGGCCACTGCTCCTGACGGAGGAGGAGAAGCGCACCCTGATTGCTGAGGGCTACCCCATCCCCACGAAACTCCCCCTCACCAAAGCCGAGGAGAAGGCCTTGAAGAGGGTCCGCAGGAAAATCAAGAACAAG ATCTCGGCCCAGGAGAGCCGCCGTAAGAAGAAGGAATACGTGGAGTGTCTAGAAAAAAA GGTGGAGACATTCACATCAGAGAACAACGAACTGTGGAAGAAGGTGGAGACCCTGGAGAATGCCAACAG GAccctgctgcagcagctgcagaaACTCCAGACTCTGGTCACCAACAAGATCTCCCGACCTTACAAGATGGCCGCCACCCAGACCGGGACCTGCCTCATG GTGGCAGCCCTGTGCTTCGTTCTGGTGCTGGGCTCCCTCGTGCCCTGCCTCCCTGAGTTCTCCTCTGGCTCCCAGACTGTGAAGGAAGACCCCGTGGCCACTGACAGCGTCTACGCAGCCAGTCAGA TGCCCTCCCGAAGCCTCCTGTTCTACGATGAGGGGACAGGCTCTTGGGAAGATGGACGCAGTGCTCTGCTGCCTGTGGAGCCCCCGGATGGCTGGGAAATCAAGCCCGGGGGGCCAGCGGAGCAGCGGCCCCAAGACCACCTACAGCATGACCACCTGGACAGCACCCACGAGACCACAAAGTACCTGAGCGAGGCCTGGCCAAAAGACGTCGGTGGAAACGGCAGCAGCCCCGACTTCTCCCACCCCAAGGAGTGGTTCCACGACAG GGATCTAGGCCCGAACACCACCATCAAGCTCTCCTAG
- the CREB3L1 gene encoding cyclic AMP-responsive element-binding protein 3-like protein 1 isoform X4, with protein MDAVLEPFPADRLFPGSSFLDLGDLNESDFLNNAHFPEHLDHFAENMEDFSNDLFSSFFDDPVLDEKSPLLDMELDSPTPGIQAEHSYSLSGDSAPQSPLVPIKMEDTTQDMERGAWVLGHKLCSVMVKQEQSLELPVDPLAASSAMAATAAMATTPLLGLSPLSRLPIPHQAPAEMTQLPVIKAEPQEVNQFLKVTPEDLVQMPPTPPSSHGSDSDGSQSPRSLPPSSPVRPMARSSTAISTSPLLTAPHKLQGTSGPLLLTEEEKRTLIAEGYPIPTKLPLTKAEEKALKRVRRKIKNKISAQESRRKKKEYVECLEKKVETFTSENNELWKKVETLENANRTLLQQLQKLQTLVTNKISRPYKMAATQTGTCLMVAALCFVLVLGSLVPCLPEFSSGSQTVKEDPVATDSVYAASQMPSRSLLFYDEGTGSWEDGRSALLPVEPPDGWEIKPGGPAEQRPQDHLQHDHLDSTHETTKYLSEAWPKDVGGNGSSPDFSHPKEWFHDRDLGPNTTIKLS; from the exons CATTTCCCTGAGCACCTGGACCACTTCGCGGAGAACATGGAGGACTTCTCCAACGACCTGTTCAGCAGTTTCTTCGATGACCCCGTGCTGGATGAGAAGAGCCCTCTCCTGGACATGGAACTGGACTCGCCCACGCCAGGCATCCAGGCTGAGCACAGCTACTCCCTGAGCGGTGACTCAGCACCTCAGAGCCCCCTCGTGCCCATCAAGATGGAGGACACCACCCAAG acatGGAGCGTGGAGCCTGGGTGCTGGGACACAAGCTGTGCTCCGTCATGGTGAAGCAGGAGCAGAGCCTGGAGCTGCCTGTGGACCCTCTGGCCGCCTCCTCAGCCATGGCCGCCACTGCCGCCATGGCCACCACCCCGCTGCTGGGCCTCAGCCCCCTGTCCAGGCTGCCTATTCCCCACCAG GCCCCGGCAGAGATGACTCAGCTGCCAGTGATCAAAGCAGAGCCCCAGGAGGTGAACCAGTTCCTCAAAGTGACACCAG aggaCCTGGTGCAGATGCCTCCGACGCCCCCCAGCAGCCATGGAAGTGACAGTGACGGCTCCCAGAGTCCCCGCTCTCTGCCCCCCTCCAGCCCTGTCCGGCCCATGGCCCGCTCTTCCACGGCTATCTCCACCTCGCCCCTCCTCACAGCCCCTCAC AAATTACAGGGGACTTCAGGGCCACTGCTCCTGACGGAGGAGGAGAAGCGCACCCTGATTGCTGAGGGCTACCCCATCCCCACGAAACTCCCCCTCACCAAAGCCGAGGAGAAGGCCTTGAAGAGGGTCCGCAGGAAAATCAAGAACAAG ATCTCGGCCCAGGAGAGCCGCCGTAAGAAGAAGGAATACGTGGAGTGTCTAGAAAAAAA GGTGGAGACATTCACATCAGAGAACAACGAACTGTGGAAGAAGGTGGAGACCCTGGAGAATGCCAACAG GAccctgctgcagcagctgcagaaACTCCAGACTCTGGTCACCAACAAGATCTCCCGACCTTACAAGATGGCCGCCACCCAGACCGGGACCTGCCTCATG GTGGCAGCCCTGTGCTTCGTTCTGGTGCTGGGCTCCCTCGTGCCCTGCCTCCCTGAGTTCTCCTCTGGCTCCCAGACTGTGAAGGAAGACCCCGTGGCCACTGACAGCGTCTACGCAGCCAGTCAGA TGCCCTCCCGAAGCCTCCTGTTCTACGATGAGGGGACAGGCTCTTGGGAAGATGGACGCAGTGCTCTGCTGCCTGTGGAGCCCCCGGATGGCTGGGAAATCAAGCCCGGGGGGCCAGCGGAGCAGCGGCCCCAAGACCACCTACAGCATGACCACCTGGACAGCACCCACGAGACCACAAAGTACCTGAGCGAGGCCTGGCCAAAAGACGTCGGTGGAAACGGCAGCAGCCCCGACTTCTCCCACCCCAAGGAGTGGTTCCACGACAG GGATCTAGGCCCGAACACCACCATCAAGCTCTCCTAG